A genome region from Pseudoalteromonas tetraodonis includes the following:
- a CDS encoding amidohydrolase produces the protein MQKFAPSLLAVGLAAALVGCQESGPQDAKVTINKNPYPSTYQPVATSSTLITNATVLTGTGERLDEADVLLVDGKVQQVGKDLTANADTTIDAQGKWVTPGIIDVHSHLGAYPNPSVESHQDGNEMTSPNTAEVWVEHSIWPQDPGFNRAREGGITSLQILPGSANLFGGRGVTLKNVPAHTMQGMKFPDAPYGLKMACGENPKRVYGRKGELPMTRMGNMAGYRTAWIGAQEYKRAWDKYDADYAAGKNPEAPHRDIKYDTLRGVLEGEVRIHNHCYKAEEMAMMIDLSKEFNYHAGTFHHGIEAYKIADLLAENGSCAALWPDWWGFKMEAYDMVQENVAIVDAVKNSCAVVHSDSDTTIQRLNQEAAKVMYSANQNGFDISEQHAIKWITANAAKSLGIEDKTGSLEAGKQADVVIWNQSPFSVYAKAEQVFVDGAKVYDRNDSAFQAQSDFMLGQQ, from the coding sequence ATGCAAAAATTTGCTCCCTCATTGTTAGCTGTTGGTTTAGCAGCGGCTCTTGTTGGTTGCCAAGAAAGCGGCCCGCAAGATGCAAAAGTAACCATTAATAAAAACCCATACCCAAGTACTTATCAACCCGTTGCTACATCAAGCACATTAATTACCAATGCCACTGTATTAACTGGCACGGGTGAGCGTTTAGATGAAGCCGATGTATTACTTGTTGATGGTAAAGTACAGCAAGTAGGTAAAGATTTAACCGCTAACGCAGACACCACTATCGATGCGCAAGGCAAATGGGTAACACCAGGTATTATTGATGTTCACTCTCATTTAGGTGCTTACCCAAATCCGTCGGTTGAGTCTCACCAAGATGGCAACGAAATGACTAGTCCAAATACAGCGGAAGTATGGGTTGAGCATTCAATTTGGCCACAAGATCCAGGCTTTAATCGCGCACGTGAAGGCGGTATTACCTCGTTACAAATTTTACCAGGTTCAGCTAATTTATTTGGTGGACGTGGCGTTACCCTTAAAAATGTACCGGCTCACACCATGCAAGGGATGAAGTTTCCTGATGCACCATACGGTTTAAAAATGGCGTGTGGTGAAAACCCTAAACGCGTTTATGGCCGTAAAGGTGAATTACCGATGACACGTATGGGTAACATGGCAGGCTATCGCACAGCTTGGATTGGTGCGCAAGAGTACAAGCGTGCTTGGGACAAATACGATGCTGATTACGCTGCGGGTAAAAACCCAGAAGCTCCACACCGCGATATTAAATACGATACCCTTCGCGGTGTTTTAGAGGGTGAGGTTCGTATTCACAATCACTGTTATAAAGCTGAAGAAATGGCGATGATGATCGACCTTTCTAAAGAGTTTAATTACCATGCGGGTACATTCCATCACGGTATTGAAGCCTATAAAATCGCAGATTTACTGGCTGAAAATGGCTCGTGTGCAGCACTTTGGCCAGACTGGTGGGGCTTTAAAATGGAAGCCTACGATATGGTACAAGAGAACGTAGCGATTGTTGATGCAGTTAAAAACTCATGTGCCGTTGTGCATTCAGACTCAGACACGACCATTCAGCGCTTAAATCAAGAAGCCGCAAAAGTAATGTACAGTGCAAACCAAAATGGTTTTGATATTTCTGAGCAGCATGCAATTAAGTGGATCACGGCTAATGCCGCTAAATCACTCGGCATTGAAGATAAAACAGGCTCACTTGAAGCGGGTAAACAAGCTGATGTGGTTATTTGGAATCAAAGCCCATTTAGCGTTTACGCAAAAGCTGAGCAAGTGTTTGTTGATGGCGCAAAAGTTTACGATAGAAACGATAGCGCATTCCAAGCACAAAGTGATTTTATGTTAGGTCAACAATAA
- a CDS encoding amidohydrolase family protein: MKKLSRSFSLSLVAAGLLASGAVSAQSLAIINATLHTSSDQGVLESASIVMNDGKITAINPSDVKADEIIDAKGQIVTPGFIATVNQLGLVEVGAVAGSRDAGEEKAGIDFDASLAFNPRSSLIPYARKGGVTRDLITPYGGDSIFAGLASVVDLSGSFESVNKKQAALVVHLGERSKGSRAFTLQTLINKLDDHQTKAIKEAKKDDAKPSAEDKIMAKVLKGDMPLLISVSRASDIIELIKVKQQFGVNIVLNGAQDAVVVKDRIAKAGIPVIISAMDNLPGSFDSLHASLNNAGILEKAGVKILLTVGGDASHNVYQLRYDAGNAVSYGMSQQGALKAMTSNVADVFGINAGSLEVGKAADVVMWSNDPFELSSHVNKMFINGVEVSTESRQDKLRERYTTESNMPRAYTK, from the coding sequence ATGAAAAAATTATCACGTTCGTTTTCGCTTTCTCTGGTTGCTGCAGGGTTACTAGCATCGGGTGCGGTGAGCGCTCAATCTCTTGCTATAATTAACGCAACACTGCATACATCCTCAGATCAAGGCGTATTAGAGTCTGCCAGCATCGTAATGAATGATGGCAAAATTACTGCAATCAATCCTAGCGATGTTAAAGCAGATGAAATTATTGATGCCAAAGGTCAAATCGTTACCCCTGGTTTTATTGCCACTGTAAATCAACTTGGTTTAGTTGAAGTCGGTGCGGTTGCAGGCTCTCGCGATGCGGGAGAAGAAAAAGCAGGTATTGATTTTGATGCAAGCTTGGCATTTAACCCTCGTTCAAGCCTAATCCCTTATGCACGTAAAGGCGGTGTTACTCGCGATTTGATCACCCCGTACGGCGGTGACAGCATATTTGCAGGCCTTGCCAGTGTGGTGGATTTAAGCGGAAGCTTTGAAAGCGTAAACAAAAAGCAAGCGGCATTAGTGGTTCATTTGGGTGAGCGTAGCAAAGGCTCTCGTGCATTTACGTTGCAAACACTGATCAATAAGCTAGATGATCACCAAACCAAAGCAATCAAAGAAGCTAAAAAAGACGATGCTAAGCCAAGTGCTGAAGATAAAATAATGGCTAAAGTACTAAAAGGCGATATGCCATTACTAATTAGTGTGTCGCGTGCATCGGATATTATTGAACTTATAAAAGTGAAACAGCAGTTTGGGGTAAATATTGTTCTTAATGGTGCGCAAGATGCCGTTGTAGTTAAAGATCGTATCGCAAAAGCGGGTATTCCTGTGATCATCAGTGCAATGGATAACTTACCAGGCAGTTTTGATTCATTACATGCAAGCCTAAATAATGCCGGCATACTAGAAAAAGCCGGTGTTAAAATACTTTTAACTGTGGGTGGCGATGCCAGTCATAATGTTTACCAGCTCCGCTATGATGCCGGTAACGCAGTGTCTTATGGTATGAGCCAGCAAGGCGCATTAAAAGCGATGACTTCAAATGTGGCTGATGTATTTGGTATTAATGCTGGTAGCTTAGAAGTGGGTAAAGCCGCTGATGTTGTAATGTGGAGTAATGACCCGTTTGAGCTGAGCAGCCACGTAAATAAAATGTTTATTAATGGGGTTGAGGTAAGTACTGAATCTCGCCAAGATAAACTGCGTGAGCGCTATACAACAGAATCAAACATGCCACGTGCATACACTAAATAA
- a CDS encoding NADP-dependent isocitrate dehydrogenase: MTSKIIYTKTDEAPALATYSLLPIIQAYTNAAGVEVETRDISLAGRVIASFPDYLTEEQRIGDALAELGEMAKTPEANIIKLPNISASVPQLRAVIKELQEKGYALPEYPVEPKNDEEKAIQAAYDKIKGSAVNPVLREGNSDRRAPSSVKEYARNNPHSMGAWSKDSQSYVASMEEGDFFGSEQSLTVDEATDVRIEHVAANGDITVLKQSTPLLAGEVIDASRISAAKLQAFLEAEINAAKEKGVLFSLHMKATMMKVSDPIIFGHAVKVFYKDVFAKHGALFEELGVDVNNGLGDVYSKIQTLDDAKREEIEADIQAVYADRPAIAMVDSHRGITNLHVPSDVIIDASMPAAIRSSGQMWNKDDKLQDTSFVIPDRCYSGVYQATIDFCKEHGAFDPTTMGSVPNVGLMAQKAEEYGSHDKTFEAKADGTIRVVDTNGNTLLEHSVEKGDIWRMCQVKDAPIQDWVKLAVNRARATGNPAIFWLDAERAHDAELIKKVNKYLPDHDTAGLDIQILSPMDATLFSLARIKEGKDTISVTGNVLRDYLTDLFPILELGTSAKMLSIVPLMNGGGLFETGAGGSAPKHVQQFEKENHLRWDSLGEFLALAASLEHLSTTTGNKKAQVLADTLDKATGTFLAENKSPSRKVKEIDNRGSHFFLSLFWAQELAKQNDDSELKAQFTQIASDLETNKEQIVSELNDAQGPAMDIGGYFQPNDDAAFKAMRPSTTFNEILSKLV, translated from the coding sequence ATGACATCAAAAATTATCTATACAAAAACGGACGAAGCTCCGGCATTAGCAACGTATTCGTTGTTACCAATTATCCAAGCGTACACAAATGCGGCAGGTGTTGAAGTTGAAACACGCGACATCTCACTCGCTGGTCGTGTTATTGCGAGCTTCCCGGATTACCTAACAGAAGAACAACGCATTGGTGATGCACTTGCAGAACTTGGCGAAATGGCGAAAACACCAGAAGCTAATATCATTAAATTACCGAACATCAGTGCCTCAGTTCCACAACTTCGCGCTGTAATTAAAGAGCTTCAAGAAAAAGGTTATGCACTTCCAGAATACCCTGTAGAACCTAAAAACGATGAAGAAAAAGCGATTCAAGCCGCCTATGACAAAATTAAAGGCAGTGCAGTAAACCCTGTACTTCGTGAAGGTAACTCTGACCGTCGCGCACCAAGTTCAGTAAAAGAATATGCACGTAATAACCCACATTCAATGGGGGCATGGAGCAAAGATTCACAGTCTTATGTTGCAAGCATGGAAGAAGGTGACTTCTTTGGTTCAGAGCAGTCACTAACTGTTGATGAAGCAACGGATGTTCGTATTGAACACGTAGCGGCTAATGGCGATATCACTGTACTTAAGCAAAGCACACCGCTACTTGCTGGTGAAGTTATTGATGCATCACGTATTAGCGCTGCAAAATTACAAGCATTCCTTGAAGCTGAAATTAATGCAGCTAAAGAAAAAGGCGTGTTATTTTCGCTTCATATGAAAGCGACCATGATGAAAGTATCTGATCCAATCATCTTTGGTCACGCTGTAAAAGTATTTTACAAAGACGTTTTTGCAAAACACGGTGCACTTTTTGAAGAGCTAGGTGTTGATGTAAATAACGGTTTAGGCGATGTGTACTCTAAAATTCAAACTTTAGATGACGCTAAGCGCGAAGAAATTGAAGCTGACATTCAAGCTGTTTACGCTGACCGCCCTGCTATCGCAATGGTTGATTCTCATCGCGGTATTACAAACTTACACGTACCAAGTGATGTGATCATCGATGCCTCTATGCCTGCTGCAATTCGTTCAAGCGGTCAAATGTGGAATAAAGACGATAAATTACAAGACACAAGCTTTGTAATTCCAGATCGTTGTTACTCTGGCGTTTACCAAGCAACGATTGATTTTTGTAAAGAGCACGGTGCATTTGATCCTACGACTATGGGTAGCGTACCAAACGTTGGCCTTATGGCTCAAAAAGCAGAAGAGTACGGCTCACACGATAAAACATTTGAAGCAAAAGCTGACGGTACTATCCGTGTTGTAGACACAAACGGTAATACGTTACTTGAGCACAGTGTTGAGAAAGGCGATATCTGGCGCATGTGTCAGGTTAAAGATGCACCTATTCAAGATTGGGTTAAACTTGCAGTAAACCGCGCTCGCGCAACAGGTAATCCGGCTATTTTCTGGTTAGATGCAGAACGTGCACACGATGCTGAGCTAATCAAAAAAGTAAATAAATACCTGCCAGATCACGATACTGCTGGCCTAGATATTCAAATTTTATCGCCAATGGATGCAACCTTGTTCTCACTAGCACGCATCAAAGAAGGTAAAGACACAATTTCTGTAACGGGTAACGTGTTACGTGATTACTTAACAGATTTATTCCCAATTTTAGAGTTGGGTACCAGTGCTAAAATGCTTTCAATTGTGCCACTAATGAATGGCGGTGGTTTATTTGAAACTGGTGCGGGTGGCTCTGCTCCTAAGCACGTTCAACAATTTGAGAAAGAAAACCACTTACGTTGGGATTCTTTAGGTGAATTCTTAGCACTTGCTGCGTCACTTGAGCACCTAAGCACAACAACAGGTAACAAAAAAGCACAAGTACTTGCAGATACGCTTGATAAAGCTACCGGCACATTCTTAGCTGAAAACAAGTCGCCTTCACGTAAAGTAAAAGAGATTGATAACCGTGGTTCTCATTTCTTCTTATCTTTATTCTGGGCACAAGAACTTGCTAAGCAAAATGATGACAGCGAGCTTAAAGCGCAGTTTACGCAAATTGCTAGCGACCTTGAAACTAACAAAGAGCAAATTGTTAGCGAGTTAAACGATGCACAGGGCCCAGCAATGGACATTGGCGGATACTTCCAGCCAAATGATGATGCAGCTTTTAAAGCAATGCGCCCAAGCACAACATTTAACGAGATTTTATCTAAACTGGTATAA
- the cspD gene encoding cold shock domain-containing protein CspD, whose product MACGKVKWFNNAKGFGFIVEDGCENDIFAHYSTIVMDGYKTLKAGQDVTFELQQGPKGLHATNIAPNGDILE is encoded by the coding sequence ATGGCTTGTGGTAAAGTCAAATGGTTCAACAACGCCAAAGGTTTTGGTTTCATCGTAGAAGACGGTTGCGAGAACGACATTTTTGCTCATTACTCCACTATTGTAATGGACGGATACAAGACGCTTAAAGCTGGTCAAGATGTTACCTTCGAATTACAACAAGGCCCTAAAGGTCTACACGCTACTAATATAGCCCCTAACGGCGATATTTTAGAGTGA
- the clpS gene encoding ATP-dependent Clp protease adapter ClpS, with protein sequence MKDSGVIDTVRDSEKQKLQPPRKYKVVLNNDDYTPMDFVIEILMTFFNMDSDRATDVMLQIHQQGKGICGVYSADVAHTKAEQVNRYSRDNEHPLLCSCEQE encoded by the coding sequence ATGAAAGATTCTGGTGTTATCGACACCGTTCGCGATAGTGAAAAGCAAAAGTTGCAGCCACCGCGAAAATATAAAGTTGTGTTAAACAACGATGATTACACGCCGATGGATTTTGTAATTGAGATCTTGATGACGTTTTTTAATATGGATAGCGATAGAGCAACTGATGTGATGCTGCAAATACATCAGCAAGGTAAGGGCATTTGTGGTGTTTACAGCGCCGATGTAGCACATACCAAGGCTGAGCAAGTTAACCGCTACTCAAGGGATAACGAGCATCCACTGCTATGTAGTTGTGAGCAGGAATAA
- the clpA gene encoding ATP-dependent Clp protease ATP-binding subunit ClpA: protein MLNKDLELTLNTAFREARTRRHEFMTVEHLLLALLDNPSAGEALNACGVDISGLKTELLEFIDETTPVIPDLEEERETQPTLGFQRVLQRAVFHVQSSGKNEVTGVNVLVAIFSEQESQAVYLLKKNDISRLDIVNFISHGIAKGDDELGDDTDDIHEEVQEVASEEASKLDSFTTNLNIHAKEGNIDPLVGRDSEVERTVQVLCRRKKNNPLLVGEAGVGKTAIAEGLAYRIVNEQVPEVIADAVVYSLDMGALLAGTKYRGDFEKRFKSLLKELQAKPGSILFIDEIHTIIGAGAASGGVMDASNLIKPLLSSGQLRCMGSTTYGEYKNIFEKDRALVRRFQKIDVLEPSVEDTTKILNGLKERYEAHHGIRYTQKALKAAAELSAKYINERHLPDKAIDVIDEAGASQRLLPTSKRKKTIGVSDIELIVSKMARIPPQNVSSSDKETLKNLDRNLKMLVFGQDQSIDALTSAIRLSRSGLANENKPVGSFLFAGPTGVGKTEVTKQLAKCMGVEFIRFDMSEYVERHAVSRLIGAPPGYVGFEQGGLLTEAVIKNPHAVVLLDEIEKAHPDIYNILLQVMDHGTLTDNNGRKADFRNVVVVMTTNAGVQETTRKSIGFSEQDHTHDAMGEINKVFSPEFRNRLDNIIWFNHLDKEVILQVVDKFVVELQAQLDKKSVNLELTSKAREWLADKGYDKAMGARPMARVIQEDLKKQLANEILFGELISGGTVKVSVKDKKLRFDYESDLTPA, encoded by the coding sequence ATGCTAAATAAAGACTTAGAACTAACTTTGAACACCGCGTTTCGTGAAGCGCGTACACGTCGTCATGAGTTTATGACCGTAGAGCATCTTTTATTAGCTCTACTCGATAATCCATCAGCTGGAGAAGCGCTTAATGCGTGTGGTGTTGACATTTCTGGATTAAAAACAGAGTTACTTGAATTTATTGATGAAACCACACCGGTTATTCCTGATTTAGAAGAAGAACGCGAAACTCAACCAACGCTTGGTTTTCAGCGTGTATTACAGCGCGCAGTATTTCATGTGCAATCTTCGGGAAAAAATGAAGTGACTGGTGTAAATGTGCTGGTGGCTATTTTTTCTGAGCAAGAAAGCCAAGCAGTTTATTTACTTAAAAAGAATGATATTTCTCGCCTTGATATTGTTAATTTTATTTCTCATGGGATTGCCAAAGGTGACGACGAATTAGGCGATGACACTGACGATATACATGAAGAAGTGCAAGAAGTTGCCAGTGAAGAAGCGAGTAAGCTCGACAGCTTTACAACTAACCTTAATATACACGCTAAAGAGGGTAATATTGACCCGCTTGTTGGCCGTGACAGTGAAGTAGAGCGCACAGTGCAAGTGCTGTGTCGTCGTAAAAAGAATAACCCATTATTGGTTGGTGAAGCCGGCGTGGGTAAAACAGCCATCGCTGAGGGTTTAGCGTATCGAATTGTTAACGAACAAGTGCCTGAAGTTATTGCTGATGCGGTTGTTTACTCATTAGATATGGGCGCTTTGCTTGCCGGTACTAAATACCGAGGCGATTTTGAGAAGCGCTTTAAAAGCTTATTAAAAGAGCTGCAAGCTAAACCAGGCTCTATTTTATTTATAGATGAAATTCATACCATTATCGGTGCAGGTGCTGCATCGGGTGGGGTAATGGATGCCTCAAACTTAATTAAACCGCTACTTTCCAGTGGACAATTACGGTGTATGGGTTCTACCACCTATGGTGAGTACAAAAATATTTTTGAGAAAGACCGTGCCTTGGTACGTCGCTTTCAAAAAATTGATGTGCTTGAGCCCAGTGTGGAAGACACCACTAAAATTCTTAACGGCTTAAAAGAGCGTTATGAAGCACACCATGGTATTCGTTACACGCAAAAAGCGTTGAAGGCGGCAGCCGAGCTTAGCGCTAAGTACATTAACGAACGTCATCTGCCTGATAAAGCGATTGATGTTATTGATGAAGCGGGTGCAAGCCAACGCTTGTTACCTACCTCTAAACGTAAAAAAACGATTGGTGTTTCTGATATCGAGCTGATTGTGTCAAAAATGGCGCGTATCCCGCCACAAAATGTATCATCGTCTGATAAAGAAACGCTGAAAAACTTAGACCGTAACTTAAAAATGTTAGTGTTTGGGCAAGATCAGTCTATTGATGCATTAACTTCTGCCATTCGTTTGTCGCGTTCAGGTTTAGCGAATGAGAACAAACCGGTTGGTTCGTTCTTATTTGCAGGCCCAACCGGGGTCGGTAAAACTGAGGTTACCAAGCAACTAGCTAAGTGTATGGGCGTTGAGTTTATTCGTTTTGATATGTCTGAATATGTTGAGCGCCATGCAGTGAGCCGTTTAATTGGTGCGCCTCCGGGTTATGTTGGTTTTGAACAAGGCGGCTTACTAACAGAAGCGGTCATTAAAAATCCACACGCTGTTGTACTTTTGGATGAGATTGAAAAAGCCCATCCAGATATCTACAACATTTTATTGCAAGTTATGGATCACGGTACGCTAACTGATAATAATGGTCGTAAAGCCGACTTTAGAAACGTCGTAGTCGTGATGACCACTAATGCCGGCGTGCAAGAAACCACACGTAAGTCGATTGGCTTTAGTGAGCAAGACCATACGCACGATGCAATGGGTGAAATTAATAAAGTATTTTCACCAGAATTTAGAAACCGCTTAGATAACATTATTTGGTTTAATCACCTTGATAAAGAAGTTATTTTACAAGTGGTTGATAAGTTTGTTGTGGAGCTTCAAGCGCAACTAGACAAGAAATCAGTTAATCTTGAGCTGACGTCTAAAGCACGTGAATGGTTGGCTGACAAAGGCTATGACAAAGCAATGGGCGCACGCCCTATGGCACGTGTTATTCAGGAAGACCTTAAAAAGCAATTAGCAAACGAAATACTGTTTGGCGAGCTAATCTCTGGCGGTACAGTAAAAGTATCGGTTAAAGATAAAAAGCTGCGTTTTGATTACGAGAGTGACTTAACGCCAGCCTAA
- the infA gene encoding translation initiation factor IF-1, translating into MAKEDVIEMQGTVLDTLPNTMFRVELENGHVVVAHISGKMRKNYIRILTGDKVTVEMTPYDLSKGRIVFRAR; encoded by the coding sequence ATGGCGAAAGAAGACGTAATCGAAATGCAAGGGACAGTCCTTGATACTTTACCAAATACAATGTTCCGAGTTGAGCTAGAAAATGGTCACGTAGTTGTGGCTCATATTTCAGGTAAAATGCGCAAAAACTATATCCGTATTTTAACCGGCGATAAAGTAACGGTAGAAATGACTCCTTACGATTTATCGAAAGGTCGTATCGTATTCCGTGCTCGCTAA
- a CDS encoding arginyltransferase — MNEQLPARIGLSQPFECSYLPNRQEQLLVILDPSCYSSTKFESLLALGFRRSGNQIYRPHCPICSACGSVRVLADEFMPTKSQKRKLNKAKNRFEVKYSQVEREQYYPLYSKYISLRHQDGSMYPPDKSQFQSFLFCSWLTITFIELWDQENLVAVAVTDCMDNAISAIYTFFDPDYEHFSLGTVMILQQLKFAKLQQKQFVYLGYQIDECDKMNYKTQFLPAQKQCNDQWLAI, encoded by the coding sequence ATGAATGAACAACTTCCCGCTCGTATTGGCCTAAGCCAACCATTTGAATGCAGTTATTTACCTAACCGCCAAGAGCAACTGTTGGTCATACTCGATCCGAGTTGTTACAGTAGTACTAAATTTGAGTCATTGTTAGCATTAGGCTTTCGTCGCAGTGGTAACCAAATTTACCGTCCGCACTGCCCTATTTGCAGCGCGTGTGGTTCTGTGCGCGTTTTAGCTGATGAGTTTATGCCGACAAAATCGCAAAAACGTAAACTTAACAAAGCAAAAAACCGCTTTGAGGTAAAATATTCTCAAGTTGAACGCGAACAATACTATCCACTTTACAGTAAATACATTAGCTTGCGCCACCAAGACGGTAGTATGTATCCACCTGATAAATCACAATTTCAAAGCTTTTTGTTTTGTAGCTGGTTAACCATTACCTTTATAGAGCTTTGGGATCAAGAAAACTTAGTGGCTGTTGCTGTAACTGATTGTATGGACAATGCTATTTCGGCAATTTATACATTTTTTGACCCTGACTATGAGCACTTTAGTTTAGGCACTGTGATGATATTACAGCAACTTAAATTTGCTAAACTGCAACAAAAACAATTTGTTTATTTAGGCTATCAAATAGATGAATGCGACAAAATGAACTATAAAACGCAGTTTTTACCTGCTCAAAAACAGTGCAATGACCAGTGGCTGGCTATTTAA
- the aat gene encoding leucyl/phenylalanyl-tRNA--protein transferase: MTKQLYQLAQSHFAFPDPNHALDDPDGLLAIGGCLSVTRLKNAYSQGIFPWFSEHEPIMWWSPSERGIVELNDFHVSKSLRKHLKKHPVTVTINHAFEEVIEACRDQRIDTDGTWITPQMQQAYIKAHHHGIAHSLEVWREGELAGGLYGIMQTGVFCGESMFHHQTNCSKLAMWALVNLLKRHNAHFIDCQLENPYLMSLGASVIPREEFLTKLNKAQCYTPPDSMWQPQELLAIYE, from the coding sequence ATGACTAAACAACTCTATCAACTCGCTCAAAGCCACTTTGCTTTTCCTGATCCCAACCATGCATTAGATGATCCCGATGGTTTACTTGCCATTGGTGGATGCTTATCGGTAACGCGATTAAAAAATGCCTACAGCCAAGGTATTTTTCCGTGGTTTAGTGAGCACGAGCCAATTATGTGGTGGTCGCCTAGTGAGCGCGGTATTGTTGAGCTCAATGACTTTCATGTTAGTAAAAGCCTACGAAAACATTTAAAAAAGCACCCGGTCACCGTAACCATAAACCATGCCTTTGAAGAAGTGATAGAAGCATGTCGCGACCAGCGTATTGATACCGATGGCACCTGGATCACCCCGCAAATGCAACAGGCGTACATTAAAGCTCATCACCATGGGATTGCTCATAGTTTAGAGGTTTGGCGCGAGGGAGAGCTTGCAGGTGGCTTATATGGCATCATGCAAACCGGTGTTTTTTGTGGTGAATCAATGTTTCATCATCAAACAAATTGCTCCAAACTGGCTATGTGGGCGCTGGTTAATTTGCTTAAACGCCATAATGCGCATTTTATTGATTGCCAATTAGAAAATCCTTATTTAATGTCGTTAGGTGCTAGCGTTATTCCACGTGAAGAATTTTTAACTAAACTTAATAAAGCACAATGTTACACCCCACCTGACAGCATGTGGCAACCACAGGAGCTATTAGCGATTTATGAATGA